The segment CGCAGTATAAAGTGCAATTTGAGCGTAATGTTTCATTTTTCACACGAGATAACAAAACGATAAAAAAGGAAATTGATGTTACAATCTTTACACAAGACAAACATGAAAAGTATGCTATAGAGATGAAATGTCCAATGAATGGTCAGTATCCTGAGCAAATGTACTCTTTTGCAAAAGACATAAAATTTATGGAAGAACTTAAGGATCGGGGATTTAATAAAACTGCCTGTGTTGTTCTAGTATCGGATAGACCCTTTTACGAAGGAAGAATAAACGATGGTATTTATAGATATTTCAGACAAGAATATGCTGTCTATGGAGACATTTACAAACCTACCGGTCGGGCAAAGAATGTCGACTTCATATCTCTATCGGGTAGACATGAATTTGTATGGGAAAATTTAAACGCCCATAGTAAATTCTATATTATTGAAATGTAAGGAGAATTATTTTGTTTTTTACTAATTTATATACGAAAGACTGAGCCCTGTCCGTGTGGTAGTGGAATAATTTATAAGGATTGTTGTTTGAATAAAGATGACAAAATAGATAAAGATAGCAGGAAACCGGTTCCGGCCATGAGCGTAAGATCAGGGGCGTCGGGAACACCAAGACGTTACATGCCATTCCAATATTTATTAAACCAATGAGGTGAATAATGTGGAATTAATAGATTTGAGAAAGAGGATTGTTGAAAACTTAGACAAACAGATTAATAAGGAGTTAAGTGAATTTGTAATTCCTAGGGACATTATGAATAGGAAAGAAAAGTTATTAAACGGAAAAGATGAGGATGAAATATTTGCTGAAGCAAAAATAGCAGATAATGAATTTGAGACATTCATAAATTTGTGGCTTAATAATGCGTACAGATTTAGAGAGATTGAGCGTGCTATGGGTATGTTACTTCTTTTTTATAAAACTGGAAGCATAGAACCTTATATATCTGCTATCGAAAATAAATCAGCTGACTTTAGTCAACATTTTTGGCAAAGCTATGGTGATTTTCAAGTAAGAAGCTGTAGTTTATTGGATAGTGTAGGCCTATATTTAGCTTTTGTGTTTTATGGAATAATTGATGCTCCTTTTTATTTTAACAATGTTATTGACTCAATAAAACTCAAATATGGCGATAATAAACGCCGAATTCTAGATGGAGATCCTTTTAAACTAAAAAATAGAGATGATTGGAAAGTATTACTTGAAGCTAAACGTAGATATGGGGATATTAAGAGATGGAGAGATGAAGTAACTCATGCATTCTCACCTTTAATGTATATGTTAGATGGAAATGATGAGTTTGATCTCGGCAAAAAACAGATATTAAGGAGCCCGACATTAAATGCTGAAAAAGCGATAGAAGAATGCAAAAAGTCTTATTGTTTACTAAGTTTAGTGAATATTGCTGCAGATACTTTTGCAGTTAGTTTTATAAATACGAATTCATATCACAGAAATCATTATCACGTTTAGATATTAATTTTAGGCTGAGAACGGCATATAACACGAGCACTCCAGCCCTTTTTCACAAGACTTGCAGATTTGGGATGTGTTTAGGGATTTAGTATTACGCACCCTATTGGGGTGGACACGTCAGGAATTCCGGGGACGATATATAAATATTGTACTTCTCATTAGGGTAATAATGCGAATGACTATTAGTATAAAAAGATCAATTTGTTTTAAGGGTGGCTAGAAATGGACTTTTCTGATTGCAGTTGTATAGAAGATATTAAATTGAAACAAGAACTACTCCAATCAGTCTCTGTTATTCCTAATGATAAATTACAGTATCATTATACATCGCCAAAGGGTGTAGATGGTATTTTGAAAAATGAAAACATAGAATTAAGATTTACAAGAATAGATTGTGTAAATGATACAACAGATGGAAGTTATATAATTGAATATTATAAGAATATATGTAAGCAGTTATTGGAAAACAAAAATATAGATAAAGATTATTTCAATTCAATAATTAATGTTTTACCCTTTAAGGAATTTCCTTTTATCCATAAAGCAATTCCACCCCTAATAATAGATGGAGTAGAATATAAAGAATGTTGCATATCTGAATATGTTACATATATATTCTGTTTTTCAACGCTCTCAGACTCATTACCAATGTGGAATTATTATCTTAAAAACGGCCAATATGAGGGTTGGAACTTAGGTTTTTCTTCTTTAAAATTGAAGGAAGCCTTTCACTATCATCCTTATAAGAGAAATTTCTTAAGCGAATTAATTGTTGTTGAATATGACGACCATGAAAAAGACGATATATTGAAAGATTTTGTACAAGCATTATATAGATACCGTCATAAAGATGATACACAATTATCAAAAACTAAATTAGCAATTTCATGCGAACTGTTTAAATGGCGATGTGCTTTTAAATCAAAGAATTTTTCACATGAGAAAGAGGTAAGGCTTGCAATTCACTTACCATTAAATGAAGATAAAACAGCATTAAGTCCATTTGCCAAAACTGAACTTAGATATGGTAGTAACGCTGGGATTCCAAAGTATATTTTTGTACCTCTTTTTGATAAAATGGCAATATGTGAAATTACAGTTTCTCCGCTTTTTAATGGGAAAAAGCAAAAAAGGCTTTTAATGCAATTGACTAATAAAGGTTACGATGTAAAAGTTAATCATTCAAAAATACCGATTAGATTTTAATCTGGGTACCTACGGTTAAGGGGAAAAGGTTATTGACTAAGGGGACATGAGAATAGATAGAAACCTGAAGAAGCACTATTCTAAAAAAAATCAGCGAAGTTATGTGGTTTTGAAAAACTTGATTTTCAGAAAAGCTCTCGGATAAGTGCATTCGGTTGCATAGATCAAGCTTATTCACATAATCCTTTCACTCGAAGAGAAAACACTTCTATTTTAGGAGAGTTGAGGGACGAATTTCTAAGACCTTAAGCTTATTGAATTTCGCCCGGGGGGTGTGTACTTTTTTGCGTTAATCCCGTACTTTTTAGCGTAAATCAATATCGCTAAATTGTATCAATATTTTAGTCATTAGACAAATAAAAACTCAAACTTTGATACAATGAAAACTCCTTGATACAAGGGGTTTTCCTGTTTTAAGGGGTAAAATGGTCGTCTAGAAACGCTACCGTGCTTTCAGGGCAAATCGCTCACACAAAATGGTATGACCTATTCCCCGATCCTACCATCGCAGATGCTATCATGGATAGAGTCATACATAATTCATACATACTTGCTCTAGATTCAAAAAAATCCATGCGAGAAGTATGCGGTAAAAACTACAAACGCAAGACCACACACGGACGGATTTCGTGGAACTGCTCTACTTACCTGAAATTCGGCAAGGCATTCTGCCACACCAAGCAAATCCCCGAAGACATCCTGCTTTCGATAGTTACAGAGGTTTTAGGGCTTACGAAGTTTGATGAGACGGTCTTTGAGCAAAAGATTAAGGAAATACAGGCTATTGATTCTAACCTTCTGGTATTTGTTTTTCGTGACGGCCAGACTGTCCAAAAGGAGTGGCAGAACAAATCACGTAGTGAAAGCTGGAATGAGAAAGCCCGACAACAGGCGCGGGAGAGACAACTAAAATATTTGGAAAGGAGGAAAGCTTCATGTATCCAGCAAGAGCAGTAAAAGTTATTCCGGCAACAGCAGGACTTTTTGCACCCATAGCTGCCGGAACTCCAGCAACAAAACGGGTTGCTGCCTACGCAAGGGTTTCAACGGACAATGATGAACAGCTCTCAAGCTACGAGGCGCAGGTGGATTATTACACTAGACACATCAAATCAAATCCAGCTTGGATGTTCATTGAGGTCTACGCTGATGAGGGTATTTCAGCTACAAGCACAAAAAAGCGTGATGGTTTCAACAAGATGATAGCTGACGCACTGGCCGGTGAAATCGACCTGATTATTACCAAGTCGGTGTCCAGATTTGCCAGGAACACTGTTGATACGCTGACTACTGTCCGACAGCTTAAGGAAAAAGGCGTGGAGGTTTATTTTGAAAAGGAGAACATCTACACATTAGACAGTAAGGGTGAGCTATTGATCTCAATTATGTCAAGCTTGGCTCAAGAAGAATCAAGGTCAATAAGCGCTAATGTCACCTGGGGTCAGCGCAAACGGTTTGCCGACGGTAAAGTCAGCCTGCCATACGGACAGTTCCTTGGTTACGAAAAAGGTGAAGATGGCTTGCCGAAAATTGTCGAAAAAGAAGCTGAGTTTGTCCGGTTGATTTACAAACTCTTTCTTGAAGGTAAGACGCCTTCGGGTATAGCAAAGCATCTTACAGAGAAAGGTATCAAGACTCCTGCTGGTAAACAGAAATGGCAACCCAGTACCGTAACGAGTATCCTTCAGAATGAAAAATATAAAGGCGATGCTGTGCTGCAGAAATCATTTACAGTGGATTTCCTTACCAAGAAAAAGAAAATTAATGAGGGTGAGATTCCCCAGTACTATGTGGAAAACAGTCATCCGGCAATCATAAGCCCCGAGACATATGAACTGGTTCAAGAAGAGTTCAGGCGGCGTAAAGCGGCAGGAAGATATACAAGCGCCATTAACTGCTTTGCCAGCCGGATTGTTTGTGGGGACTGTGGCGGATTTTACGGCAGAAAGATATGGCACTCCACCACCAAGTACGCCAACACCGTTTGGCAGTGCAATAATAAGTTCAGAAAGAGAACCTATTGTAACACCCCTCACCTGAAAGAAGAAGTCCTGAAACGAGCCTTTGTCGAGGCCTTCAACAGCCTTATTGAAAATAAAGATGAGATTTTATCCACCTATAATGAAATAATTGTAACGATTACAGACTTCAAAAAGCAGGAGAAGGAGAGCCAAAAAATCAATGAAGAATGCACAGTCATTGAAGCGGCAGTGGAAAAGCTGATTGCTGAAAACGCAAGGTCAGCAATAGACCAGAAGGAATACACCAAGAGGTACACCCCCCTTGCTACCAGATATAACGAGCTGCAAAACAGGAAGCAGGAGCTTAATAGCGAAATCGCAATCTTAAAAGCCAGGCGCAATCAGATGAACGCCTTCATCCGCCAACTTAAAGAGCAAAAAGAACTACTGACCGAGTTTAACGAGAGCCTTTGGTGTGCGACTGTTAACGCAGTGGTTGTAAAATCCAATGAAGAGATAACTTTTCAGTTTAAAGACGGAACTGAATTGCCATGGGGGATTGAATAACCATGGTGAAAAGAAAGATAACTGAAATAAAAGGAAGCCTCAATCCCTTCACCGTACCTCCAAAAATCAGAGTTTGTGCCTATGTACGTGTATCAACTGAACACTCCGGGCAGATGAATTCCCTCCAAAACCAGACCGAATACTATGAACGAAAGCTAAAGTCAAATCCTGCGTATGAATTCTGCGGCATTTTCTCAGACACGGGTATATCCGGCTTAAAAATAGACCGGCCGGGCCTAAAGGCTATGCTTGAAAAAGCAAGAGCAGGTGAAATAGATATTATCATTACAAAGTCGGTTTCCCGATTTGCAAGGAATACTCTAATGCTGCTTAAATATGTCCGCGAATTAAAAGATGCAGGTGTGGGTGTCATCTTCGAAGAGCAGAACATCAACACCATAAATGCTGAGGGAGAATTAATGCTCACTGTCCTTGCAGCCATCGCGGAAGAAGAACGAAAGTCGGTCTGTGCCAATGTTCAATGGGCCATGCAGAACAAATTCAAGCGCGGAGAGGCGATGGTAGACGTTAATCGCCTCATGGGTTACGACCGGGACGAAAATGGCAGTCTGGTCATAAATAAAAAGCAGGCAGAAATCGTCAAGCGGATTTATAATCTCTATCTAAATGTTATTTCCGGGTATAAGATTGCGCAGATACTAAATGACGAAGGTGTCCCTACCTATACTAAGAATCCATGGCGTTCGCACCGGATTTTAAGTATCATCTCCAACGAGAAATATACCGGCGACTGTTTGATGCAAAAAGCCTTCGTTAATGAGGAGGGTAAGCAAGTTTTAAATAAAGGGCAAAAGCCCAAGTACTACGTTGAAAATGCCCATCCGGCAATTATTCCAAGAACAAAGTGGAAGGCGGCCCAAACCATCCGTGAAGGCAGAAAAAAGAAAGAATATCCCTTTACCGGCTTATTAAAGTGTCCGTACTGTGGAGCATCGCTCATCAGAGTCATCCATCAAGGCGGCTATGTAAGCTGGATTTGTGCAACCTATCAGCAAAAAGGTAAGGCCGTATGTATAGGGATGCGCATAGCAGATGGAATATTAGAAGCGCTTTCGAAGGATTATGCAATAACTGAGCCTATGGTTCTGGAGGAGGTGAATCATGACCTCCGTAGAAAGAAGAGGTCCGAGAAGGATTTCCGTCTTATACCCGTTACCCAGTACAACGGATGGCGAGAAGAATGAAACGAATAAACAGAGAGTTGCGGCTTACTGCCGGGTCTCAACAGGCAGTGACGAGCAACTTTCAAGCTATCATGCACAAATAACCTATTACGAAAATTATATAAGATCACATCCTGATTACTCTTTTGCCGGAATTTACGCTGATGAAGGCATCTCCGGAACTGACCTTAAAAAGCGCGATGCTTTTAACCGTCTGATGCAGGACGCCAGAGATGGCCATATAGATATGATCATTACTAAGAGCCTCTCCCGCTTCGGTCGCAATACTCTTGATTGTCTTAACTGTATTAGGGAATTGAAAGCCCTCGGGGTGGATGTCTATTTTGAAAAGGAGAATATCCACACCATGAGAAGCGAAGGAGAGATGCTTTTGACGCTGATCTCAGCAGTAGCGCAAACCGAAAGCCTTGCTATTTCAGAAAACGTTAAATGGGGCATCCGCAGAAAGTATGAGAGAGGTAATATCAAAAGCATTCCAAGCGGTAAATTCCTGGGTTATGACAAGGACGAAGACGGTAATCTCATCATTAATGAAGAACAAGCCAAAGTAGTGCGCCGGATCTACCAGGAGTTCCTTGACGGGTTCGGTACCTTCCAGATTGCCAAGCGCCTGACCACAGAGAAAGTACTGATGGCTTATGGCGGGAAGGAGTGGTGTGCAAGCCATATCACAAAAGTTCTTACTAATGAAAAGATGAAGGGCGATACAAGGTTTCAAAAGACTTATAACGCAGATTATTTAACAAAGCGGCGTGTGAAGAATGAAGGGGAATTGCCACAATATTATTTTGAGAACACCCATCCCGCAATTATCGATAAAGACACATGGAAATGCGCGCAGCTTGAAATGAAGCGGCAGGAACAGTTTGCTAAAGACCACTACATGAATAAGTTTCACCGGCATAGTGAGGAGTATCCCCTCAGCGGGAAAATCATCTGCAAAGAATGCGGACATACATTTTTGCTTCGAAAATCAAAGCGAAAAGAGGATTATGGAAAGAAGTACTGGATTTGCAGTAACTTCAAGGCTGGACGCTATAAACCGGTTGGGGAGGATACCTCCCGGAATGGTCAAAGGATTTATGCAGAGATTGCAGAAAAGGAATTCATCAAAGCATGGAACCAACTGGTTGATGATAAAGAGAGCTTTTTGCCAAAGCGGCAGCAAACCATAAACGGCGACGATACTTTGGCTGCATATAGGGCTAAGGAACTGGTGTGCATGATAGAAGAAGTCGGGTGCATTGAAACGATGCCATATGAATTGATGCTTAAGACACTTGACCATATTGAAATCGGGCTTAATGGCAAACCGGTGGTTGTTTTTCTTGCCGGAACAAGAATTTGAATACGAAAATTAGAATCCCGCAGGGTTGGCTTGGTGCTGAACTTGCGGGTTTTTTTTGTTTTTATAGGGGTTTTTTGGGGAAGGTTGCTTTCATAGGAAATGTTTGTATACCGTGTATTAAAAAAGAAAGGAGCTTTAATTTCTTTGGAATTTTTATGATTAACAGGAAACTTTTAAGAAAATATAGAATAGCTTAACGATGTTTCATTGCAAAATTGCACAAGTTTTGCAAGTGAGAAGCCGATAAATGTTTAAAGAACCGGTTCCATCAATTACGAGGGAGATAATTAATGATTCCTTTAGATTTCTTAGATTATGGCGAAAACAATAGTATTGATATGAAAGTCACAGAAAATGTAAATGGAAACCTAGCAGTAATTGTAAGAGTACTATTAGATTATCTGAATAATGATCCAGATTTCGGGATGGATGGTTTTCTACCTAGAGATTATTTAATGCGTAGACCACAAGAATGTAGATGTCTTGTAGATGAATTATATGAACTAATCTTATCCCCTGAACTTAGATATTATATAAATCCAAAATACGAGTATCTTTTATATACTATTTTACAATGGTGGGAAGATTGTAATGATAATCCCTCTGAGCTTATACCTAATCCAATAAACAAAGACCTTTTTTCTCTAATATCAACTAATCCAAATTATTTAACTAACGATGGTACAAATTATGTTTTAAAAGAAATACAAAATTATGAATCGTATTATTATTTCTGTTTCTGCGATCATGATTTTCTCCCCTCGCAATTAAGTAAGATGTTAACGATGTTTTTACGTAATGAAGAATTGTTTTCAATGTTTTTTCCAGATGTAAATTTATATGATTATATAGATCTCATGCCAGTAGATTTGAGAAAACAATACTTAGGAAAATTACAGCTACCCCAGAGTCCAAAAACAAAATTAGAAGCTATTAACATTGAAAAGGGAGTGATTACTGAATTATATAAAGTACTTCGTAAATTCCAAAAGCGTGTAGTTGAATTTCGTAATCGTGGTGAAACCGAGATAAGCAACGATATACATGATAGTATCGAAGAAGTTCTAAAATCTAAGTATGATTTACAAATTACAAGAGAATTTCCGATGGGAAGAGCTATTAAAACATTAGGGGAAACTGACTTATATATTTATGGGGATGAAGACTATGCCATTATTGAAAGTAAACACATTGAAAATTTTTTAGATCAATTTAAACAATTGTTGGGTTATTTAAATCATTATTTTCATTTCGGCATTACTATTTCTATAAACAAAAAATATAATTTGCAAGATGCTATAGATAAAATCAAGGAGAACCTAAACAATTTTGTAGACGATAATTTTAAATTAGTTTCAGTAAAGGATTTAGAACAGCAATATGTTTTTAAGAGTGTTCATATAATTCCTGAAGATAAAGCTAAGCATATGACTGTCTATCATTTTATTCTTCATTTGAATGATTATGACCGTGAAAGAATTGCTAAAGAAGCGAGAACTTAGAATTAGACCCATCTTAAACATTATGTTTTGTGCTATAAAAAGCTTCACCTTCAATAAATTGTAATGGAGGATTCTATGTATATTTCTAAATTACGGATTGAAGGTTACAAAAACACAAATCGGGAATCAAGCGTCATCCTTAATAAAGGGTTAAATATTCTCGTTGGCGAAAACGGCTCTGGAAAGACTGCAATAATTAATGCACTTAGGCTACTATTGAGAGAAAAAGAATCAAATACTGCTTTTTCGGAAGGAGACTTATATTGTTAATTAGATAAAAAGAACCGTGCTGATGAGGTGAAAATTACCGCCGAATTTTCTCGTTTGACCGAAGATGAAAAAATCACTTTTTTGACATGGTGTGGTGCGGATTTTAATGCACATTTACATTTATTGATATCGAAAAAATCCTCTCGATTTGGCTATTTCAAACGTAAACATTGGGGTGGCAACTCATCTGCCAGTATTTTTGAAGAAGATACGTTTGACTGTATTGAGTGTATATATTTGCCGCCATTGCGTGATGCGGAAAATAAACTAGCAAATGCCAGAAAGTCGAGATTAGCCATGCTTTTAAAGAAAAAGTATGGCGATAATACTAATTCGCTTGTCGAGAGTGTAAAAAAATTCAATGATGCCATTACTGAAAATACCGATGGGAAATATGCTGAGATTGATTCGGTAAAAAAGAGTATTAACACAAAAATCAAAGAATCCCTTGGAAATGAACTTGGTCAAAGTGTCAATTTACAGTTTACTGAAACAACATTCAATAAAATAGTCGAAAATATAAAAATGGTATTCTTTCCGAAAATCGGCGAAATAGATATAATGAAATTCAGAGATTTGGCCACCAATAGTTTGGGGTATAATAATCTCCTTTATATTGCTACTGTGTTTGCTGAATTGGAATTAATCAAAGATTCAGACATATTTACAGCGTTGTTAATCGAAGAACCAGAAGCTCATTTGCATCCGCAATTACAAGTGAAATTTATCAAATATCTCGAAACATTGTCTGATACTTTGCACAACGCACAGATTATTGTTTCTACGCACTCACCTGTGTTAGCTTCATCAGTTAGCGTTAATAAAATTATTCATGTTTCAGAACAGGATGAATGTATTAATGCGATAACTCTGAAGCAAAAGGTTTTTGGCGACACTGTTTCTGAAAAATATATTAACAGGTGGCTGGATGTAACAAAATCAACCATGCTTTTTTCGCGAGGAATTATCATGGTTGAGGGCATAGCTGAAGCACTAATACTTCCAAAATTAGCTGTAAATGTATTGAAAAAATATAATCGAAAAGCTGTTGCTGAAGGGAAGCGAGTATTAGCAAATAGTATTGAAGAAATGGGCATATCGGTTATCAATATCAACGGTATAAATTTCAAGTATTTCATGAAATTATTTTGTAATTTTGATAATTCTTCAGGACCGAATATACCAATCTTCTGTGCAGGCTTGAGCGATCGTGATCCTGATAAAGAAACTTATCCATTAAAAGGAGAAATGGTCACAGGAAATAATTCTGTATGCGATTATATTAATGATATCAATAGTAATAAATATTCCAGACTCTTTATATCGCCACTCAAAACGTTTGAATACGATATGGCTATGCTAAATCCAGCAGTTATGGCAAAGACATTGAAATCTCTATGGCCTACTGCAGATGGAACAGTATCTCCTGATCTTCAAAAGATTGTTGACAAACATAATAATTACCATACAGATTTATGTTCGTTACGTGATGATGCTAAATTCATTTATAAGCATGTTGATAATTCACAAGTAGGAAAAGGCTTGTTTGCATATGCACTAGCCGAAGCTATAGACGAAGAGTATATTGTACCTGAATATATTGCGAGAGCAATATTATGGGCTTGTGGAGGCATCGAAGAGAATGTCTAAAAGAGAAAAGGAAAATATTCTTTCTGCGACACTATGTTTAGCTGATGATGCACACACATGTACATTTTTAAACGATAGTAAATGCAATAAACATGATAAATGCAGAATTTGTGAAAAGACAGAAAAGCAAATAGACTATATTCTTTCGCCTGTAAGTAAATGCACATACTTGTCGGCTTGTGCCGGAAGTGGTAAAACAGAAGTCCTTGGGATGAAAACTGCCTTTGAAATATGTCGTTGGAGTCAGAAGTCTTCTGGAATCGCAGTTTTAACTTTCACGAATGAAGCCGCAAACACAATCAAGGAAAGAGTTAGGCTGTTTTATCCTCGTGATATTCCGACAGTGCATTACATAGGTACTCTTGCAAGTTTTATTCACGGATATATAGCTCAAAAGTTCGGATATGCTTTTTTTCAAAGGAATAGGGAAATATCAGATAAATCTTTTTCCGTAATAGATAAGAGTACGAAAATTTATGATAATACTTGGCTCAACAATTACACACTTAATTTTCCTATTCCGCCCAGAATGAGTTCTATTTATGCCAATCAAATATCATTTCAACATAGCGATAATAAGTGGTACATTTACTTTGGCGAAAGTAATAGTATAGAAATTTCAGAGTATTATAAACAACCTACAATGCAAGAAAATATCAATAAAATACGTAAGCGAAAGAAAAAAGATTATCTATTCAAATACAATTTCTTTAAAGACAAGATATTGGAATGTAAAAAGAAATTCTGGAGCGATGGCTTTGCAAGTTTTGAAGATATGAACTTAATTGCTAAAAGTTGCTTAAAAGATGGTGGTATCGTAAAATTGCTAGCAAAAAAATTCCCGTTGATTATGGTAGATGAATGTCAAGATTTATCTTTTATTGAACTAGAAATGTTGGGCTTACTTAAAAATGCAGGAAGTAGCATTCACTATATTGGTGATTTAAACCAAGCCATTTATTCTTTTAAAGATGCAAAGCCACAATACCTGATAAAGCAAATATCCGAAAAAGGGTTCGAAACAATGTATCTAAGGGACAACTTTAGAAGTTGCCAGAAAATTGTTAACGTAGCTTGCGCATTGCAAAGTATTAACCGAGATATCATCGGACATGCGCAAGACTTGTGTTGTGGCAACGCGGCGGTATATTATGAATATGAGAATGAAGAAGAGGCAGTTGATTTCTTCATAGAACTTTTACGTCGCTACCAAATAGCACCACAAGATGCTATTGCATTGACACGGAATTCAAGTTTAAAAAATAAACTTAATACTGGCACAACGTTAGACCATAAACAGCATGCTATTATTTACGCAGTTCAGTTGTGGAAAATTGACACACAGGAGAGCAAAAAGGAAGCCCTATTACTTATAGGATTGCAAATTCAAAAGTGGTTAAAAAGCAGGGGGAGAAAGGATAATTATTTTTGTCCGGATACTTTCGATGACGTATTTAAGTGGCGATTGATGTTAAGGGATGTTTTAAATGGTTTTGTTGCTTCAGATGTTGTGAATGCGTTTAATGATAAAACTTATGCTGATTGGTATCATTCCGCTAAAGAAGAAGTAATAAAGATTGTAGACCAATATATACAGCAAGTATTGGGGCCTGACAAATCAATATATGGTAGTGCTACTTTAAGGACACCTTCTGGAACATCGTCAATATCAATACAAGTAATATCAGGTGACGAGTTTACCAAGCTTCGAATTGATACAATTCATTCCGTCAAGGGATGCTCTTATGACGCCGTCTTATTAGTTTCATCACCTGATGGACGCGGAAAAACGGGATATTGGGAAAACTGGATAGATGATAAGGATGAGACGACAAGATTTGGATATGTTGCAAGCACTCGGCCAAAATATTTATTAGCTTGGGCGGTTCCAAAACTGACTAATGAGCAACGTATTAAAATTGAAACTATAGGTTTACAGAATTGTATTGTAAAATGAATAAACTAACTTCACCTGATCCATATCACTTAAGAAAAAAATCTCTATTATAGGAGAGTTGAGGGCAGAAGTCTTAAACTTTAAGCTTATTGAATTTCCCTTGATAGGGGTGTGCACCTTTTAGCGTTAATCCTAAACTTTTTAGCGTAAATCAATAACGCTAAATTGTATCAATATTTAAGTCATTAGACAAGATGAAAGCCGGTCCATTTCAGAAAATTCCACATGGGGCATCAGAAGACGCTTTGAACAGGGCAGGCTTCATATAAACCATACAAAGTTTTTAGGATACGATAAAGATGAAAACGGTAACCTTGTCATTAATAAAAAACAGGCCAAGATTGTTAGGAGAATTTATAAGGATTACCTCGATGGAAAGGGGCCAAACCGGATAGCTAGAGAGCTTGAAGATGAGGGAGTCCTTAACTGGAACGGAAAAGCTAAATGGTATGAAAGCAGCATTAGGAAGATGCTTAGTAATGAAAAATATAAGGGGGATGCCCTGCTTCAAAAGACCTATACGGTAGATTTTCTGACAAAGAAAAGAACGGAGAACAACGGCCAAGTACCAAAGTACTATGTAGAAGAAAGCCACCCAGCCATTATCGATAAGGATATGTG is part of the Metallumcola ferriviriculae genome and harbors:
- a CDS encoding AAA family ATPase, which codes for MYISKLRIEGYKNTNRESSVILNKGLNILVGENGSGKTAIINALRLLLREKESNTAFSEGDLYC
- a CDS encoding UvrD-helicase domain-containing protein — encoded protein: MSKREKENILSATLCLADDAHTCTFLNDSKCNKHDKCRICEKTEKQIDYILSPVSKCTYLSACAGSGKTEVLGMKTAFEICRWSQKSSGIAVLTFTNEAANTIKERVRLFYPRDIPTVHYIGTLASFIHGYIAQKFGYAFFQRNREISDKSFSVIDKSTKIYDNTWLNNYTLNFPIPPRMSSIYANQISFQHSDNKWYIYFGESNSIEISEYYKQPTMQENINKIRKRKKKDYLFKYNFFKDKILECKKKFWSDGFASFEDMNLIAKSCLKDGGIVKLLAKKFPLIMVDECQDLSFIELEMLGLLKNAGSSIHYIGDLNQAIYSFKDAKPQYLIKQISEKGFETMYLRDNFRSCQKIVNVACALQSINRDIIGHAQDLCCGNAAVYYEYENEEEAVDFFIELLRRYQIAPQDAIALTRNSSLKNKLNTGTTLDHKQHAIIYAVQLWKIDTQESKKEALLLIGLQIQKWLKSRGRKDNYFCPDTFDDVFKWRLMLRDVLNGFVASDVVNAFNDKTYADWYHSAKEEVIKIVDQYIQQVLGPDKSIYGSATLRTPSGTSSISIQVISGDEFTKLRIDTIHSVKGCSYDAVLLVSSPDGRGKTGYWENWIDDKDETTRFGYVASTRPKYLLAWAVPKLTNEQRIKIETIGLQNCIVK
- a CDS encoding ATP-dependent nuclease, with the translated sequence MKITAEFSRLTEDEKITFLTWCGADFNAHLHLLISKKSSRFGYFKRKHWGGNSSASIFEEDTFDCIECIYLPPLRDAENKLANARKSRLAMLLKKKYGDNTNSLVESVKKFNDAITENTDGKYAEIDSVKKSINTKIKESLGNELGQSVNLQFTETTFNKIVENIKMVFFPKIGEIDIMKFRDLATNSLGYNNLLYIATVFAELELIKDSDIFTALLIEEPEAHLHPQLQVKFIKYLETLSDTLHNAQIIVSTHSPVLASSVSVNKIIHVSEQDECINAITLKQKVFGDTVSEKYINRWLDVTKSTMLFSRGIIMVEGIAEALILPKLAVNVLKKYNRKAVAEGKRVLANSIEEMGISVININGINFKYFMKLFCNFDNSSGPNIPIFCAGLSDRDPDKETYPLKGEMVTGNNSVCDYINDINSNKYSRLFISPLKTFEYDMAMLNPAVMAKTLKSLWPTADGTVSPDLQKIVDKHNNYHTDLCSLRDDAKFIYKHVDNSQVGKGLFAYALAEAIDEEYIVPEYIARAILWACGGIEENV